The genomic DNA AGAGACCCAAAGAACAAGATCGCTTTCGGGTTTGTGACATTGAGCAGGAGGCCTTTCGTAAATAATCTCGATTTACTTCCAGTCATAGGCTTAGTCGCAATCTCTTTTCTGGAAAGTGCTGACCGAGCCGATTTGTAAGCGAGAAACATGAGGTATGCGGCTCCAAAATATCGGAACACCTCAAACATCCATGCGTTCGCAAGCATAACCGCTCCAAGACCGAGTGCTGCTGAAACAGACCACATTAACGAACCGGTTGTAATTCCGGATGCCAGCGACATCCCTGAAGCTCTGCCAGAACCCATAGAAGTTCCTGCAATTGCAAGTGTCGCAGGCCCGGGGCCAGCGCTTGCTACGAGAGCGGCAAGAAGGATCAGCGGAAGATTTATATCCAGCAACATGTTTCACAGGCCTTTTGATGGTTCTAACGAACCTTTTGACACTCACATCTGAATGTAAATCTTGGTTGAGGGTAGGTCTTAGGTGCATACGCAATGGTTCCCAAAAAGGACCGTTTGTTGCATGATCAAAATTTAGGTCGATCTGATACTCTTTTCCCGAAAGTAGTCATTGGTCATGCATAGGTCAGAGTTCGCTAAGTCCACCGACCTACGTTTTTACCGAAAAATGCTTTGCTGTGCACGAATGGCCGCAATGGTGAGCCACGCCGCAGTATAGTGACGTGGCGGCCAAGGTCCGCTATGGGCCTATTCTGTTGAAAAACTCCCTAATTGGGGATTTGGAAATTCCTGCCAAAAGCACATCTTCGCTAAAACTTCGAGAGGATTGCCGCGTGGTGCTCCAAAACGCTTAGTCGTGGCCGGAAGCCCATTTTAGCCGAACCCCTCGCCAAAACCCTTTAGTTCCGCTGTATGGGCAAATATTTTCCGATTTTGCTGGAAATCGGAGTTTTTCAACAGAATAGGCCGTTCACGTCGATCTGGCAGTAGGGGCTTCTGGCAAGATTATGCTGCGTCGCCGCATGCCCTGTTCGAGTACTGAGTTGTAGGGCTTTCAAACCAGCCAGCGCACCAACAGCGGTACGATCAGGCTTGTCAGCAGAGCGTTCAGTGCCATGGCGATGCCCGCATAGGCCCCTGCCAGAGGGTTTACCTGAAATGCGCGGGCCGTCCCAATTCCATGTGCGGCAACACCGACGGCAAAACCTCGCGCCCGCCAGTCGGTGATCCGCAATAAATTCATCAAAGGCGTGACCGTCACAGCCCCGATGATCCCCGTCATAATGACCAACACTGCTGTCAGCGCCGGAATCCCTCCAATTGCTTCAGAGATGCCGAGAGCCACGGGCGCGGTAGTAGACTTTGGCGCCAATGACAGCAGGACCTCCATCGGCAGACCAAAGGCACGCGCCAGTATAATGGCCGAGCCTGCCGCGACGATCGAGCCTGTGAGCAAAGCCAGCACGATCGGCGCTACCGAGGTCCGGATTGTGTCTCGATTATCCCAAAGCGGTAAAGCCAACGCCACCGTCGCAGGACCGAGCAGGAAGTGGACGAATTGGTCATAATCTCTAAAGGCGTCAATCAGAGGTTGGAGTAGGGGAACAGCACGTTCCAAACCATCTTTGTCCATGCGTCGGACTCGGTTGGTGCGATAGACAACGTGTGCTCTGTTGCTGACCAGCTTTAGATCCCTTACCTGAAGGCCAGCCGCCTCTGACGTCCTACAGCCTGTGTAGAGCATCAAAAGACCAATCAGTCTGATTTCTATATTGTGGTGACTCTGGACGTGATGGAGGTAGTCGCGCCACTCATCAGGCTTAAAAGAACGCCTTCGTTCGGCCTCTTCTTTCTCTTGGTCCTTGTTTGATAGGCCTGAGAATGGATTAAAGACCGCAACCGTCATTTCTCTGTTCCAGCAGTTGATAACGGCACTAAAGCAGTTGTTGTAGCGGTTTCTTGTGCCTGCCTTCGGCCATGTAGCCCATAGCCAATCCCTGATGCTTTGACGGTCCAAGTCCCCAAGACTTAGTTCCATGCCTCCATTATGTTTTGCGAACTTTTCCAGCAGCTGACGAGTGGACTTTTCCCATGCGATCTCTTTAACAAGCTCACGCTTTTTCTCTTGCTTATTGGTTTTAATATATAGCTCAACAGCATCGCGCCAAGTTGCATGAGATGGAGCGTAACTCACGCCTTTGGCAATGGCATACGCAACCGCAAATGGGTGGTCTAGGTTAATAGCCTTGTATGGAGTTTGATAGCCTGCTGTTCCCCAAATACCCTCAGCGTAGTCTTTCTGCTGTTGCTCTTCATCGATAGAGTCATGCCTGATGTCTTCAGCCATAAAACCTATTTTATAGTCTAAGTTATCGTGCCACTCAGCTACTTTCTGAGGAAAAGCACTGATTTCTTCGGGGGTAGCAGACGCATCTAAGGTAGGGGCTTGATCTGGATGTATTCCCTCATCAATTGTGAGCTGTTTAGCAACTGCTGACGCCCTGTGTGACTGAATTACTTGTGGCCCACCTAAGGAAATCTCTGCTGCTTGGTGTGCTGCCATGTAACGTTCATTTTCTGCCACCCACTTTCTAGGGGCTTCAGCTTCACTGGTGGTGTTGAGCGACTGTTTCCACTCCGTCATCAGCTTACCACGCCTGTTATTAGGGAAGTGGGGCTGCAAACGTTTAGGGATTCGGCGGCGATACTCAAACCAGCCCGTAGGCGACCTAAATAGATAAGATATCTTAGACGCCATAAGTAAACCTGTGTGCCGAATGTGTACCGATCTTGTGTACCGAATACGACAATTAACCCATGTGGGTCAAAGATTTATGGTCATAATGAGGATAATTGGCTCCGGCGGTAGGGATCAAACCTACGACAAATTGATTAACAGACAACTGCTCAGTTAGACTGCATGATATATCCTTATACTCAGTCTGGGGCAGGGCCTACGGTGGCCTCTCTCGCAGCATTGGCGATAGTCATCTTGACGCCCTCAAGCCTATGAAATAGTAACCAATTACTGAGCGGGCGTTGTGTAATGGTTAAGACCCCAGTTTTCCAAACAAGTGTTCTGAGTTTCCCTGACATTCTTTTTCACTCCTAGTCATTCAATTCATTGACTTATGTTGTTCCTGCTGATGGACTGAGTGTCACGGACATTCAGTTCAAAACCGACAAAAAGCAGACAAAAATATGCCAAAGCTTTCTGAGACTTTTGCGAGCAGACTTCCTAATGCGAAAGCAGGGACGGATAAGTACTGGGACGCTGAGATCAAAGGGCTGGTGCTCTTTGTGGGGAAGCGCTCGAAGACCTGGTACTTTCAGAAGGACGTTGGCGGCCAGACCAAGCGTATTCTGATTGGTCGGTTTCCAATCATCTCAGCGCAAGCCGCACGGCAAACGGCGCTTGGGTTTGCCTTGGAGATGGGCAGAGGGGCAGGGAAGGCGGCCCAGCTCGGTGCGCCGACGTTAGAGGCGGCGATGGAGGGATACCTGGCACGTCCAAAGCTGCGTTCTGAGACCAACAAGATCGGGATGCGCGCCCAGCTTACGCTTCATCTGAAAGACTGGATGCGCCTGCCTCTGGACGAGATCAGCAAGGCGATGGCCGTGCGCCGTCATCACGACATGGCTGGATCGCCGTCGGCAGCTAATCATGTTCTTCGCAGCTTTCGCGCCATCTACAACCATGCCCGCCGGACTTGTGATTTACCAGAATGTCCAACGATGGCGATAGAGTGGTTTGAAGATAAGCCGGACGGGCGGATTATTGAGAACCTGAAGCACTGGCGGAAGACGATTGATGATCTGCCCAACCCAATCCATCGCGTATTCTACGAGCTGCTATTGTTTACCGGCCTTCGCAAAACTGAAGTGTTCACCTTGAAGTGGGAGCAGATACAGGAAGACCGCATTCATCTGCCAATGACGAAGAACGGGCGGAGTTTTGATCTTCCTATTTCGCAACTGCACCATGAGATCTTGGCACCGCTTCGTCCCCTGAGTAGAGATTGGGTGTTTCCGTCGCCAAAGTCAGAGTCAGGCCACATCACAAGGCCAGAAAGGCTCAAGTATAATCCACATATGCATCGCCGGACATTCGCGACAGTTGCGATGGAAGCAGGCGTTCTGGAAGAAATCGTAGGACGACTGCTCAATCATACGCCGTTGTCGATCACGGGACAGAGATATACACGACCGTCCTTGGATGCATTGCGTCCGTCGATGGAGATTGCGTGCGATGAATTGCGGCGACGAGCAGTTGGAAAAGAATAGGATAGAAGATGCGACGACAAGTACCTGAAGATGGAACGGACGAATTTTATGATCAGATCGACGGTATCTCGGCTGTCCTAGAACGTTTCTTTGGCGAGAATGTGAATTTCAAAGCAAAATCTGAAGCTTACAGTTTTCATGGGACCTATAGTACAATAAATGACGACGCCTGGACGCGAGCGGAGGCGCAAGACGTGCTCCTAGAACTAGAAGAGAGTCTCGTCAGGCTATCTCGGGCCTACAGCGCTCTCCCGGGGTCTCTACGCAGTGGGTTTGAAGATGATGCAAGTCAGGCCGATTGGTTGGCACAACAAGAATTCCTAAAGGTTACTAAGCTAGACTTGGTGACTAAAGCTCATTTGCCAAAGGAGCTCGGCAGACAAGCGGCTCTTGCGCTCCGAGATGTGAATGCCGGCAGCAGAGAGCTTATTCGAGGGATCCGCATCCTCAACAATCGACTTCCCGAAGGCATTCCAACACGAAATCGCCCAATAAGCGATTGGGCAATCGTAGAAGCAGCTGCCAAAATGTGTCGCTTTTATGGCTTCATGGACGTTCCGAATTCACTCGGTAAACAAAGCCCGTTCGGCCGGCTTCTTGAGGCGCTATTCGCGGTGCTTGGTGCTGAAACCACTCCAATCGGCGCTTTCAATGGTTGGAAGAAGGACTTCGATAGCAAATACGAAAAATTCGATTTGCTTGATATGGAGTGAACGTATCTCACAATGCAACTGTGCTCCAAGGAAACCATCAGGAGTAAAAGGCATTGCAACAGACCTACCTTACGGCCGGTGAGGCCGCTGACTACACAGGGCTAAGCAAGAGCTATCTTGCCAAACTTCGCATGTGCACAAACAAGAGGTCGGGGCCCCTGTTCGTTAAAATTGGTCTACGTGCTGTGCGATATCGTCGCGCGGATCTCGACGTTTGGATTGAAGCAAACTTAGTGAACGCTGCTGGCATCTAATCTCCTCCGGCCAGTTTCGCCCTGAGGCAAGCCAGAACATACACAAATAGTTTTATTGAAAAGATGTCAGTTTCTCGACTGGCAAATGGAGAGCCTATGTTTAAAGATACCCCGTCCGAACCTATTCCCCTCATGCGGCCGTTGCCGCAAGCGACGGAGGTTCCGCTCGCCGATCTCGGTCCTCTTATCGCGCCGATCACGGCGATCACGACGCTGACGCAGGCGCCTAAGGCCCTTGCCTTGCAAGGTGTGATGAATGCCATCAGCATTGCCGCTCAATCTCACGCGGACACTGAGACACTGTTTGGCAAAGCTCCTTTAAGCCTATTTGCATTTAGTGTCGCGGAGTCCAGCGCGAGGAAATCAAGCGTTGACGGACTTGCCATGCAGGCCATCCGGGTCTTCGAGAAACCCTTGCTCGCGAATTACGCGAAGAAGCTCGCTCTTTTCGAAGAACGCCAAATATCGAAAGACTGGGGGCGTGCAGGGAGGAACAGTATTGATGACGAAAGAAATAGTGCGTTGGTTGATGTTCCGTGCACTCAGCCGATCAGTCCCAAGATTTCGTTTGACGATATGACGTATGAGGGTCTTGTGCGGCACCTTGAATTCGGCCAGCCCTCGATCGGCCTTTCCTCCGACGAAGGTGGGAAGATCGTGGGCGGCTACTCCATGAGTGCGCAGAACCAGCTCGGTTTCGCAGCTGCTTTGAGCAACCTCTGGGACGGGAAAGACATCAACAAAGTCCGAGCGGGTGTCGGCGCCACTAACCTCGCCGGTCGCCGAATGTCGCTGCACTTGTCGATCCAGCCTTTGGTGGCGCAAAGGCTCTTCACGAATGACGAACTGCGCGACCAAGGTATTCTCTCACGAGTTCTGGTTGTCATGCCGGAGAGCCTGAAAGGCACGAGGTTTCTTTCTGAGGACGAGGAGGCCCTTCGTGAAAGGGAAGTCGCCAAGGAAGCAATGGGGATGTTTGGCGAAAGGATCGTCGCGCTTCTCGAGAAACTTCCCGCTGTCGCCAAGGACAACCACCTAGAGCTCACCCCTCGGACTTTGCAGCTCGAAGCAACGGCGCGGATGCGGCTGGTCGACTTTTACAACTTAGTCGAAACACAGCAATTGGAGGGCGGCCTCTATGCAAACATCTCCGGCTTCGCGGGCAAGGCGGCCGAGCAAGTCGCCCGCATTGCAGGCAACATCGCCCTGTTCGAAGACCCAGAGGCGCAGTTGATCAGTCTGGACCAGTTGGCGATTGGGATCACACTCATGGAGTTCTACCTCGCTGAAGCGGTTCGCATCTTCGATACTGGACACGTTTCGCAGAATCTTCTCGACGCAGAGGACCTCCGCAAGTGGCTATGTGACCGCTACGCTGATGATTTTGTCGACGTCAGTGAAATCTTGAAGCGCGGCCCTCGCAGGCTGAGAAGTTCTGAAAAGATCAAGGTCCTTATGCGGATTCTTGAAGAATACGGTCATCTTAAGCAGTCCGGTGGTGTGGTTGTCAGCATCAACGGTAGGAATTCCCGGAAGGCCTACCGCATCATCCGGAGCTAGCCTTGCTGCCGTCAGACGATGCGCGCGAATTGATCATGGAGGCGTTCCGCAATGCGGAGCGCTTTCCGCCGCCAATTGGGCGCTCCTACAGGCCAGCGAGGAATTCGCAACATTCGCAACATTCGCCGGGGATAAGGTGATAGACGAATACTGATAGGGCCTCTGATGACGAAAGTTGAAGGGATAGTCCTCTGAAAGTCCAAAAAGCTGCTGCTGGTGCTCTTTGATTGATCGGTGGCATTGTCCCGCAGAGCGGACGTCCGTAAACGGGATAGCGAAGGTCTGGAAAGCACCTAAGTCGGTGGCCAGTTGGCGGGGACCTAACCCAGTTAGTAAAAGGGGAGGGGTGGGTCAAATCGCTCCAGACTCTTCATGGCGCAGACCCACTACACCCCCACGCGCAGATTTTATTTCCCGGTAAGAGGTATTATCTAGTGAATGGTGACTTTTCCACCTTCGACAATAAGGGAATTGAGTGATTGTAATGTATATCGGGTTTAAACTGTTTAATTTCAGCAGCTTAAGTGCAGGCTCTTAGGGAGCTTCTCGCGACCATGCCTTTTTGGCCAAAGTTCAAATCGTTTTTCCCGAAACGTATAGTTATGGCCGGCTTTGTTGCACAAATCGTGCTCTGTAGGATTCACTGTATGAATCCAGTGTAGTAGCAAGCTGTTATGAGCAGCTGGACACCGACGAAGTACAAGACCCGGAACTGGGCGGATTACAATTTTTCACTCAAGCAACGAGGATCGTTATCGATCTGGTTTGATCCGCAGATGGTTTGGGAAGCGGACGCGTCTGGTCGAAGGGGGCGTCAGCAAACCTACAGTGATGCTGCCATTCAAGCTTGTCTAACCTTCAAAGTCTTGTTTGGTCTGCCCTTAAGGCAGACGACTGGGTTTGTAGAAAGCCTGCTGAAATTGGTTGGGCTGGATTGGGCGGTGCCGGACTTCAGCACATTGTGTCGGCGGCAAAGGACTTTGATCGTTGCTCTTCCATACCGAGGGTCAGCGGGGCCGCTGCACCTTCTGATCCCCTCTCATGGTTTGGCTAGCAAACCACTGCCGGGCAGTGGACAGCACAGGCATCAAAGCGGAGGGTGAAGGTGAGTGGAATGCGCGTAAGCATGGCGGGTCAAAACGCCGCCTCTGGCGCAAAATACATATCGGGATCGATGAGAAAACATTGGAAATACGTGCAATCGAGGCAACCAGCAGCAGCATTGGTGATGCGCCTGTGCTCCCTGATTTGCTCAACCAGATCCCACCAGACGAAGAGATCGGGAGTGTTACAGCGGACGGTGCATACGATACGCGCAAATGCCACGATGCGATTGCGGCACGCAATGCCCATGCAGTTATCCCGCCGCGCAAAAACGCCAAACTTTGGAAGCCTCCCTCTCATGGTTTGCAGGCAAACCACTGCCGGGCAGTGGACACGCCCGGTGCGAGGGCGCGAAACGAAGCAGTTCGATCCTCAAAGTATCTAGGAAGGGCATTGTGGCGGCAGCTGTCTGGATATCATCGCCGAAGCCGCGTTGAGACCAAAATGCATTGTGTGAAATTACTCGGCCAACGTCTCTCTGCACGAGACTTCGACCGGCAAGTTGCGGAAATCCAAATCCGTGCCGCAATCCTAAATGGCTTCACCGCTCTTGGCATACCCCAAACAGAAGCTGTACACTGAATCCGTCTGGGGTAAGGGTAAGCACGTCTTTAAGACGATTTGTGCAACAAAGCCAACCAACATGGAAAAGCGTCTAGTACAAAGCCTGATCATTCGAAACGATCTCGAAGAAGCGAAGTCCGAGATCGCGAAAAAAGGCCTCTCCCCTTCAATTGCTCACATAAGGCTTATCCCTTTTAGTCCGGTTGCCCCACATGTTGACGCGGCGCAGAGCCTCGCCCTTGTGACTTGAGAGGTGGATCGGACCAGTTTGTAACGTCTGGTGGATTTATTGGGCGTGGCTTTTGCCGTGAACGAGGGCCTTCAGGCGCGCTGTTCAACAAAATCACGATATGTCGCTGGCCCGAGACCAACACCGATCCCCAGCAGCGTGTCGAAGGCACTTCGCATGTGTCGCCGTCGGTTCCAGCGGAACACGAATTCGTCGAGATAGCGTTGTAGATGGCATTTTCTGAGGCCGTGGAAGACGCCTTTTGCCCATGTTTTCAGGTTGGAGAACACGCGGTGGACCCAGTGGAGTATGTCATGTGCCTTTTTGCCGCTGACGACCTTCGCCTCATGCGTGTTTGCAGGGGGGTTTTCGTAACCGAGCCAGCCGTCCGTGATGATGTGAGCGCCAGGTTCTACAGCCTGATCAATGAACCCGTGCAGCGTCTTCGACGCGCCGTTGGGAATGTGTTTCATCCTGATCCGGCGCGGATGTCCGTCACTTGATAACTCGACGGCACAGACGACAAACATCTTTCCGACCGGGCTCCGCCCACCCTTTGGCCGGTCCTTGGGATCATGCCGGGACCGGAACGGCATCTCTGTTTCATCGATTTCGACAAGGTCTTTCAGGGGGTTGCGGTCAGGGTTGACCATCGACCGCCGCAGCTTTTGCAAGAGGAGCCACGCCGTCTTGTAGCTGCCAAGGCCAAGTTGCGCCTGAAGTTGCAGCGCTGACATGCCGTTGGAATGACTGGTGATGATGTGCGCGGCAAGAAACCAAATTCGCAACGGCAAATGGCTGCTGTGCATCACCGTGCCAGCCGTCACGGATGTCTGCCGTGCGCAACCGGCACATTCCCAAGTCGCGCGGTTTCGCTTTAACGGCCAGCCCTTGCAGGTGCCACAGGAAGGACACACGAAGCCCTC from Octadecabacter antarcticus 307 includes the following:
- a CDS encoding LysE family translocator is translated as MLLDINLPLILLAALVASAGPGPATLAIAGTSMGSGRASGMSLASGITTGSLMWSVSAALGLGAVMLANAWMFEVFRYFGAAYLMFLAYKSARSALSRKEIATKPMTGSKSRLFTKGLLLNVTNPKAILFFGSLYSLGIPVGSSTGDLTIVIIAVGIQGVLIFHGYAILFSSKAMTRVYLRLRRWFEGTFAIGFGATSFKIITAKIQSV
- a CDS encoding LrgB family protein, yielding MAAHQAAEISLGGPQVIQSHRASAVAKQLTIDEGIHPDQAPTLDASATPEEISAFPQKVAEWHDNLDYKIGFMAEDIRHDSIDEEQQQKDYAEGIWGTAGYQTPYKAINLDHPFAVAYAIAKGVSYAPSHATWRDAVELYIKTNKQEKKRELVKEIAWEKSTRQLLEKFAKHNGGMELSLGDLDRQSIRDWLWATWPKAGTRNRYNNCFSAVINCWNREMTVAVFNPFSGLSNKDQEKEEAERRRSFKPDEWRDYLHHVQSHHNIEIRLIGLLMLYTGCRTSEAAGLQVRDLKLVSNRAHVVYRTNRVRRMDKDGLERAVPLLQPLIDAFRDYDQFVHFLLGPATVALALPLWDNRDTIRTSVAPIVLALLTGSIVAAGSAIILARAFGLPMEVLLSLAPKSTTAPVALGISEAIGGIPALTAVLVIMTGIIGAVTVTPLMNLLRITDWRARGFAVGVAAHGIGTARAFQVNPLAGAYAGIAMALNALLTSLIVPLLVRWLV
- a CDS encoding tyrosine-type recombinase/integrase; the protein is MPKLSETFASRLPNAKAGTDKYWDAEIKGLVLFVGKRSKTWYFQKDVGGQTKRILIGRFPIISAQAARQTALGFALEMGRGAGKAAQLGAPTLEAAMEGYLARPKLRSETNKIGMRAQLTLHLKDWMRLPLDEISKAMAVRRHHDMAGSPSAANHVLRSFRAIYNHARRTCDLPECPTMAIEWFEDKPDGRIIENLKHWRKTIDDLPNPIHRVFYELLLFTGLRKTEVFTLKWEQIQEDRIHLPMTKNGRSFDLPISQLHHEILAPLRPLSRDWVFPSPKSESGHITRPERLKYNPHMHRRTFATVAMEAGVLEEIVGRLLNHTPLSITGQRYTRPSLDALRPSMEIACDELRRRAVGKE
- a CDS encoding helix-turn-helix transcriptional regulator produces the protein MQQTYLTAGEAADYTGLSKSYLAKLRMCTNKRSGPLFVKIGLRAVRYRRADLDVWIEANLVNAAGI
- a CDS encoding YfjI family protein; translation: MFKDTPSEPIPLMRPLPQATEVPLADLGPLIAPITAITTLTQAPKALALQGVMNAISIAAQSHADTETLFGKAPLSLFAFSVAESSARKSSVDGLAMQAIRVFEKPLLANYAKKLALFEERQISKDWGRAGRNSIDDERNSALVDVPCTQPISPKISFDDMTYEGLVRHLEFGQPSIGLSSDEGGKIVGGYSMSAQNQLGFAAALSNLWDGKDINKVRAGVGATNLAGRRMSLHLSIQPLVAQRLFTNDELRDQGILSRVLVVMPESLKGTRFLSEDEEALREREVAKEAMGMFGERIVALLEKLPAVAKDNHLELTPRTLQLEATARMRLVDFYNLVETQQLEGGLYANISGFAGKAAEQVARIAGNIALFEDPEAQLISLDQLAIGITLMEFYLAEAVRIFDTGHVSQNLLDAEDLRKWLCDRYADDFVDVSEILKRGPRRLRSSEKIKVLMRILEEYGHLKQSGGVVVSINGRNSRKAYRIIRS
- a CDS encoding IS1595 family transposase, whose translation is MPARWKNDKPMSRPAFDARFSDEEACSHYLSEHRWPEGFVCPSCGTCKGWPLKRNRATWECAGCARQTSVTAGTVMHSSHLPLRIWFLAAHIITSHSNGMSALQLQAQLGLGSYKTAWLLLQKLRRSMVNPDRNPLKDLVEIDETEMPFRSRHDPKDRPKGGRSPVGKMFVVCAVELSSDGHPRRIRMKHIPNGASKTLHGFIDQAVEPGAHIITDGWLGYENPPANTHEAKVVSGKKAHDILHWVHRVFSNLKTWAKGVFHGLRKCHLQRYLDEFVFRWNRRRHMRSAFDTLLGIGVGLGPATYRDFVEQRA